A region from the Cannabis sativa cultivar Pink pepper isolate KNU-18-1 chromosome 9, ASM2916894v1, whole genome shotgun sequence genome encodes:
- the LOC115723180 gene encoding pentatricopeptide repeat-containing protein At5g24830: MALAIACGESSPSLFVILRVLNRTMDSIKHNIAEFVNVICSRNNGVDASVDDLIIKFGEDYELNADQILSRKSDDVSGENDPHLTFNVLDAMLKETLDRFKSMRESISLAKIGFFGLTKETIYQEKFAMIRDLCLDGKLGTALCLRKKMMQSGVVPDVLTHNYILNGLCKNGDLEKADELIREMLKFGPFPNCATYNSFIKGYCLINDLDKALYLFSAMTNSGIKPNRVTYNIIIHALCKKGLMDDATKLLNNILSDRDDKKTPDLITSTILMDGHFKAGNIVQALDLWHDVVQKNSEVDVVSYNALINGLCLSGEMTLAYGYFSEMIKRGLSPDVFTYNTLISSHCKEAEFKEVFSIYNIMSRTGVAPDQISFKMIIQGLCINGAVVNANELFLHMIEKKSMVPKTHIWNLMIDCYGRQGDINRVFSIKDQMLACGVQPNVYTYNALIHALVEVGNIVDAYSLKQEMPFYGLSPDVVTYSLLIGAACRSGQLQFAIHLCNEMLRMGFEPNIIIYTELIRGYCIKGNVKEAEELFAKLLDSGLTVDHVPYKILINKYCRIRELDKAFDLYNKWLESVK; the protein is encoded by the exons ATGGCG TTAGCAATTGCCTGTGGAGAATCATCGCCATCCCTTTTCGTCATTCTAAGGGTTCTGAATCGAACAATGGATTCCATTAAGCACAACATTGCTGAGTTTGTTAACGTTATTTGCTCTCGAAACAATGGTGTGGATGCAAG TGTTGATGATTTGATTATTAAATTTGGAGAAGATTATGAGTTGAATGCTGATCAAATTTTATCGAGAAAGAGTGATGATGTTAGTGGGGAAAACGATCCACATTTAACTTTTAATGTGTTGGATGCAATGCTAAAGGAAACTTTGGATCGTTTCAAATCAATGAG GGAAAGCATATCTTTGGCCAAAATCGGCTTTTTCGGTTTGACCAAGGAAACCATTTACCAGGAAAAATTCGCCATGATTAGAGATTTATGCTTGGATGGGAAGTTGGGAACAGCACTCTGTCTCCGAAAAAAGATGATGCAGAGTGGTGTTGTTCCTGATGTACTTACACACAATTACATTCTTAATGGACTGTGTAAAAATGGTGACTTGGAAAAGGCAGACGAGCTAATTAGAGAGATGCTCAAATTCGGTCCTTTTCCCAACTGTGCCACTTACAATAGTTTTATTAAGGGTTATTGCCTCATCAACGATTTGGATAAAGCTCTGTACTTGTTTTCCGCTATGACTAATAGCGGTATTAAGCCAAATAGAGTTACATATAACATAATTATACATGCACTGTGCAAGAAAGGCCTCATGGATGATGCGACAAAGCTTCTTAATAACATATTATCTGATAGAGATGATAAGAAAACACCAGATTTGATTACCTCAACTATACTCATGGACGGTCATTTTAAAGCTGGAAATATTGTTCAGGCTCTTGATCTTTGGCACGATGTGGTACAAAAGAACAGCGAAGTAGACGTTGTTTCCTACAATGCCCTTATTAATGGGTTGTGTTTGAGCGGAGAGATGACCCTTGCTTATGGATACTTTTCCGAAATGATCAAAAGAGGTTTGTCTCCTGATGTTTTTACGTATAATACACTCATAAGTTCTCATTGCAAAGAAGCCGAGTTCAAAGAGGTTTTTTCGATCTACAACATTATGTCTAGAACTGGAGTTGCTCCTGATCAAATTTCGTTCAAAATGATTATTCAAGGTTTATGTATCAATGGAGCTGTTGTCAATGCTAATGAACTTTTTCTTCATATGATTGAGAAGAAGTCAATGGTGCCTAAAACTCATATATGGAATCTTATGATCGATTGTTACGGAAGACAGGGTGATATTAATCGAGTCTTCTCCATCAAAGATCAGATGTTGGCATGTGGTGTTCAACCGAATGTATATACCTACAATGCATTGATTCATGCTCTTGTAGAGGTGGGAAACATCGTTGATGCTTATTCACTCAAACAGGAGATGCCTTTCTATGGTCTTTCTCCCGACGTAGTTACTTACAGTTTATTGATTGGTGCTGCTTGTAGATCAGGCCAACTTCAATTCGCTATTCATTTATGCAATGAAATGTTGAGAATGGGATTTGAACCGAATATAATAATCTACACGGAATTAATCAGGGGTTATTGTATCAAGGGTAATGTTAAGGAGGCAGAAGAATTATTTGCAAAGTTGTTGGATTCGGGTTTAACAGTTGATCATGTTCCATATAAGATACTTATCAACAAGTACTGCAGAATAAGGGAGCTTGACAAGGCATTTGACTTGTACAATAAGTGGTTAGAAAGTGTAAAATGA
- the LOC115722762 gene encoding lactoylglutathione lyase, translating to MAAAVASSSSIISLSLLRFTATKLSPSFSSSPLFLNSNSKRKSLVRLFSMAKESPANNPGLEATPDEATKGYIMQQTMFRIKDPKLSLDFYSRVLGMSLLKRLDFPEMKFSLYFLGYEDSASAPTNAVDRTVWTFGRKATIELTHNWGTESDPEFKGYHNGNSDPRGFGHIGITVDDTYKACERFEKLGVEFVKRPDDGKMKGIAFIKDPDGYWIEIFDLKTIGKVTENAAS from the exons ATGGCTGCTGCTgttgcttcttcttcttcaatcatAAGCCTATCCCTTCTCCGCTTCACTGCCACCAAATTAtctccatctttctcttcttccccaTTATTTCTCAACTCCAACTCCAAACGAAAG agtcTTGTCCGATTGTTTTCAATGGCAAAAGAATCACCGGCGAACAATCCAGGCCTTGAAGCTACTCCAGATGAAGCTACTAAAGGTTACATCATGCAACAAACCATGTTTCGAATCAAGGATCCCAAACTCAGTCTTGATTTTTATTCTCGCGTTCTCGGCATGTC GTTACTAAAGAGGTTGGATTTTCCAGAAATGAAGTTCAGTTTGTACTTTTTGGGCTACGAG GACTCTGCATCTGCTCCAACAAATGCAGTTGATAGAACAGTTTGGACTTTTGGTAGGAAGGCTACTATTGAGTTGACACA CAATTGGGGTACTGAATCTGATCCAGAATTTAAAGGATATCACAATGGAAATTCAGATCCTCGTGGTTTCG GACACATTGGGATCACAGTTGATGACACATACAAGGCATGTGAGAGATTTGAAAAACTAGGAGTGGAATTTGTGAAAAGACCAGATGATGGAAAAATGAAGGGGATAGCATTTATCAAAGATCCCGACGGCTACTGGATTGAGATTTTCGACCTCAAAACTATCGGAAAAGTCACCGAAAATGCTGCTTCTTAG
- the LOC133031559 gene encoding putative disease resistance protein RGA3, translating to MDLILVQVNLTKKLTGKKFLIVLGNVWEEYSEEWKEVMKPFNSGARGRHVILLEKNDEIDSLEKKTRYFGCVIELFTNNKTCSLQKQEHKATEMAKKTKNVYQTQFKVEISDSDTDDEA from the exons ATGGATTTGATTTTGGTTCAGGTTAATTTGACAAAGAAGCTAACAGGAAAGAaatttttgattgttttagGCAATGTTTGGGAAGAGTATTCTGAAGAGTGGAAAGAAGTGATGAAGCCTTTCAACAGTGGGGCAAGAGGAAGACATGTCATTTTGTTAGAGAAAAATGATGAGATTGATAGCCTTGAGAAGAAGACACGTTATTTTGGATGTGTTATTGAACTTTTTACTAATAACAAG ACCTGTAGTCTCCAAAAACAAGAGCACAAAGCAACTGAAATGGCTAAGAAAACGAAAAATGTTTACCAAACGCAATTCAAAGTCGAAATCAGTGACAGTGATACAGACGATGAAGCATGA
- the LOC115722761 gene encoding putative disease resistance protein At3g14460 has product MAELVIGALLYASFDFLLEKVASPYVEDLFFKGKNESSSVVSERLFKLKSTFNSLAAVRFEVENKRIKNPAVEKWLDDLLDAVDDAEDFFGDIEYDAMKPNKDDELKKEKRKAISKLLSCFSKPSTSTDRVRNANMEKILKRLECLANQIGNLNLEKNVVEVQPSGGSRVKTSLPDEPELYGRKTDEDALMKLLMSDEDSSEKICVIPIVGMGGIGKTTLAQTLFNDERVKKKFESRAWVYVSDKFDSTAVTKNLLQELAPSDAGNDMTLNLLQVNLSNKLMGKKFLIVLDDVWEDDYAQWTEVMKPFNGGAKGSKIIVTTRNGKVADIIQTTDTHQLRELSEDECWALFVKHASSGNSRKFTENPNLERIGREISKKCNGLPLAAKVLGGILRSTLDVGRWEQIATNNIWELTHERSEGLPAALEVSYYYLPLHLKRCFAFCSIFPKGYQFQREELVLLWMAENLVMRSKGNRRIEEVAGEYFDDLVSMSFFVKSKEMGRSYFVMHDLLVDLAKIVSGKYSSLLEHNDDIVKFEKKTRRLGCDIKIYTDNKISKCDFEPTHLRTFLTLGPTFLTLGPRYSEISISKEVMQNLLSKFKSLRALSFCGLQMTEFSDSIGDLKHLRYLDLSKTKIVMLPEFVTMLYNLQTLKLKDCDHLQTLPKDMHHLINLRHLIISGSSLVEMPSQISKLTNLQILTTFVVGKDSGAKIEELAELQSLHGELSIKKLENVVNITKTPDQVIVLEKKQLENLRLEWNVNDVVAVVDPKHGEGVLEMLSPNRTLKQLQISRYTGKIFPNWVGNDSFSNIVGVTLYGCEHCSYLPPFGQLLLLKHLSISKCNSVVTVGAEFYGNCTARKPFSSLETLIFNDMSSWEQWNSMQTEEATTYGKLKTLEINDCPKLVVDLPGLLPSLIRIKIKGYPLLSLPRLPRVTEMSVANLENSELLYEAIKPMNPCSTLTPLYHYPPLQHLTLSNCGSSFRSLHMDLFPNLKFLDIASSDYFEAITVSDGKSLEELTSLYIVNCDSFVSFPNGGLIAPKLNYLSIVNCPKLKWLPEKMTSLSSLESLTIDGCPLIKSFPEGGLPVSLSSLCISYGQLLRMKWNWQTLPHLTTLRINGYGIEEDVESFPKEGLLPNTITYLEISSFRRLRGLDKNGLTQLTSLQTLYIRNCRELETLSEEGKEGGSFHGMTQAVLCWC; this is encoded by the exons ATGGCTGAACTTGTGATTGGTGCTCTTCTCTATGCTTCTTTTGATTTTTTGCTTGAAAAGGTTGCTTCTCCTTATGTTGAGGACCTCTTCTTTAAGGGAAAAAATGAAAGTTCATCTGTTGTTTCTGAGAGGCTTTTCAAGTTGAAGTCAACCTTCAATTCTCTTGCTGCGGTTCGCTTTGAGGTGGAGAACAAGAGAATCAAAAACCCTGCTGTGGAGAAGTGGCTGGACGATCTTCTGGATGCTGTTGATGATGCTGAGGACTTCTTTGGTGATATTGAATACGATGCTATGAAACCCAACAAAGATGATGagttaaagaaagaaaaacgaAAGGCAATTAGTAAGTTACTCTCTTGTTTCTCTAAACCTTCTACTTCAACTGACCGTGTAAGGAATGCAAATATGGAGAAGATTCTCAAGAGGTTGGAGTGCTTAGCCAATCAGATTGGAAACTTGAATCTTGAAAAGAATGTTGTCGAGGTGCAACCATCAGGAGGTTCACGTGTGAAGACTTCTCTCCCAGATGAACCTGAACTTTATGGTAGAAAGACTGATGAAGATGCTTTAATGAAGTTGTTGATGTCGGATGAAGATAGTAGTGAGAAGATATGTGTCATTCCCATAGTGGGGATGGGTGGGATAGGGAAAACTACCCTCGCTCAAACACTTTTCAATGATGAACGAGTGAAGAAGAAGTTTGAATCTAGAGCCTGGGTGTATGTTTCAGATAAATTTGATTCCACGGCTGTGACAAAAAATCTCCTTCAAGAATTAGCACCGAGTGATGCTGGTAATGACATGACTTTAAATTTACTTCAAGTTAACTTGTCAAATAAGTTAATGGGAAAGAAGTTTTTGATTGTCTTAGACGATGTTTGGGAAGATGATTATGCGCAGTGGACAGAAGTGATGAAGCCTTTTAACGGTGGAGCAAAAGGCAGCAAAATAATAGTAACAACAAGAAATGGAAAAGTTGCAGATATCATTCAAACTACTGATACACACCAGCTTAGAGAATTATCAGAAGACGAGTGTTGGGCACTATTTGTGAAACACGCCTCTAGTGGAAACTCTAGAAAGTTTACTGAGAACCCAAATTTAGAAAGGATCGGTAGAGAAATTTCCAAGAAATGTAATGGTTTACCTTTAGCTGCTAAAGTTCTAGGAGGCATCTTGAGATCAACGTTGGATGTAGGGAGATGGGAACAAATAGCAACTAATAATATTTGGGAGTTGACACATGAAAGGAGTGAGGGCCTTCCCGCTGCTTTAGAAGTGAGCTACTACTATCTTCCACTACACTTGAAAAGGTGTTTCGCTTTTTGTTCAATATTCCCAAAAGGCTATCAATTTCAAAGAGAAGAGTTGGTCTTATTATGGATGGCTGAAAATCTTGTCATGCGCTCCAAGGGGAATAGAAGAATTGAAGAAGTTGCCGGTGAGTACTTTGATGATTTAGTATCTAtgtcattttttgtaaaatccAAGGAGATGGGTAGATCTTATTTTGTGATGCATGATCTTCTTGTGGATTTGGCTAAAATTGTTTCTGGAAAGTATAGTTCTTTATTAGAGCACAATGATGACATTGTTAAGTTTGAGAAGAAGACACGTCGCCTTGGATGTGACATAAAAATTTATACTGATAACAAAATATCAAAATGTGATTTTGAACCTACTCATTTGCGAACCTTTTTAACATTGGGTCCAACCTTTTTAACATTGGGTCCAAGATATTCTGAAATCAGTATATCTAAGGAAGTAATGCAGAATCTGCTATCGAAATTTAAATCTTTGAGAGCTCTATCTTTTTGTGGTCTTCAAATGACTGAGTTCTCTGACTCAATTGGTGACCTAAAGCATCTTCGCTATTTAGATCTTTCCAAGACTAAGATTGTGATGCTGCCTGAATTTGTAACTATGTTGTACAATTTGCAAACATTGAAGTTAAAAGATTGTGATCATCTTCAAACTTTGCCAAAAGATATGCATCATCTCATTAATTTGAGACATCTTATTATTAGTGGTTCTAGCCTTGTTGAGATGCCAAGTCAAATAAGTAAGTTGACGAATCTCCAAATATTGACAACTTTTGTTGTGGGGAAGGATAGTGGCGCGAAAATAGAAGAATTGGCAGAACTTCAAAGTCTACACGGAGAGCTTTCTATTAAGAAGTTAGAAAATGTGGTCAATATTACAAAAACACCGGATCAAGTTATTGTACTGGAGAAGAAGCAACTCGAGAATTTGAGGTTGGAATGGAATGTTAatgatgttgttgctgttgttgatCCAAAACATGGAGAAGGTGTGCTTGAAATGCTTTCACCTAATAGAACTTTGAAACAGCTTCAGATTTCGAGGTACACGGGCAAAATATTTCCAAATTGGGTTGGGAATGATTCGTTTAGCAACATTGTTGGAGTAACTCTCTATGGGTGTGAGCACTGCTCCTATTTGCCACCCTTTGGGCAACTTCTTTTGCTAAAACATCTTTCCATCTCCAAATGCAATTCGGTAGTGACGGTGGGTGCTGAGTTTTACGGGAATTGTACTGCGAGAAAGCCATTTTCATCATTGGAAACATTAATCTTCAACGACATGTCATCATGGGAGCAATGGAATTCAATGCAAACTGAAGAGGCAACAACATATGGGAAGCTCAAAACACTTGAGATTAATGATTGTCCTAAGCTTGTCGTAGATTTGCCTGGCTTGCTTCCTTCATTGATAAGGATTAAAATTAAAGGTTATCCATTATTAAGTCTCCCAAGATTACCACGTGTCACAGAAATGTCTGTTGCGAATTTGGAGAATTCAGAGTTGTTGTACGAGGCAATAAAGCCAATGAATCCTTGTTCCACTCTCACTCCACTCTACCATTACCCTCCTCTTCAACACCTGACTTTGTCCAATTGTGGATCATCGTTTAGATCCCTCCATATGGATTTATTTCCCAATCTCAAATTTCTGGATATTGCCTCCAGCGACTACTTTGAAGCTATCACAGTGTCAGATGGGAAATCTCTGGAGGAACTAACATCATTATATATCGTCAATTGTGATAGTTTTGTATCTTTCCCAAATGGTGGACTTATTGCTCCCAAGCTGAATTACTTAAGCATTGTTAATTGCCCTAAATTGAAGTGGTTGCCAGAGAAGATGACTTCCCTCTCATCTTTAGAGTCCTTGACAATCGATGGTTGTCCGTTGATAAAGAGTTTCCCTGAAGGTGGTCTGCCTGTTAGTTTGTCTAGTCTTTGTATATCGTATGGTCAACTTTTGAGGATGAAATGGAATTGGCAAACATTACCCCATCTTACCACTCTTCGTATTAATGGATATGGAATAGAAGAAGATGTGGAATCATTCCCCAAGGAAGGGCTACTGCCTAACACTATTACCTATCTTGAAATCTCGTCTTTTAGAAGACTTAGAGGGCTGGACAAAAATGGGCTTACACAACTCACCTCCTTGCAAACACTTTACATCAGAAACTGCCGTGAGTTGGAGACATTGTCAGAAGAAGG GAAGGAAGGAGGTAGCTTCCATGGCATGACACAAGCAGTGTTGTGTTGGTGTTAG
- the LOC115722760 gene encoding putative disease resistance protein At3g14460, with protein sequence MAELVIGAFLSASFELLLQKIASPYVEKLLLNGENESSVKERLFKLQSTFNTLAAVRFEVENKRIKNPSVEKWLDDLLDAVDDAEDFFGDIEYDAMKPNKADESKKEKRKAISKLLSCFSKPSTSTERVRNANMEEILKRLEYLANQIGILDLEKNVVEVQPSGSSRVKTSLPDEPELYGRKTDEDALMMLLMSDEDGSEKICVIPSMGGIGKTTLAQTLFNDERVKKKFESRAWVYVSDKFDSTAVTKNLLQELAPSDAGNDMTLNLLQVNLSNKLMGKKFLIVLDDVWEDDYAQWTEVMKPFNGGAKGSKIIVTTRNEKVADIIRTRTIHTHHLRELSEDECWKLFSKHASCGNPELECIGREIARKCNGLPLAAKVLGGLLRSTDNAEKWKQIANSNLWELQDKRSRSLPAALEVSYFYLPPHLKGCFAYCSIFPKGYEFKRDELVLMWMAESLVQYSKRNRRIEEVCCEYFDDLVSFSFLQPSKWGVSCFVMHDLIVDLARTISGKYSCLLEQTDSIDRLEEKTRHLGCVRELYNDNKIASYDFGATRLRTFVTILGSSSSKIGFSKAAMQNFLSMLKCLRVLSFRGLYMFEFPDSIGELKHLRYLDLSQTGIVILPEFVTKLYNLQTLKLGYYDCLQTLPKDMHHLINLRHLIIGGDNVFEMPCQISKLTNLQWLTTFVVGKDSGAKIEELAELQSLHGELSIKKLENVANITKALDQVIVLEKKQLEKLQLEWSDNVVVDPKHGEGVLEMLSPNTMLKELKINFYPGTKFPNWVGNDSFSNIVEVTLDRCKRCSYLPPFGQLPLLKHLSISGCNSVVTVGAEFYGNCSVRKPFSSLETLRFREMSSWEQWNSMQTEEATTYGKLKTLEIIGCPKFEGDLPRFLPSLIRIDIREDKQCPLLSLPRLPCVTEMFIWKLENSESLYEAIKPTNPCSTLTPLYHYPPLQHLTLSNCGSSFRSLHMDLFPNLKTLVIGSSDYFEAMTVSDGKSLEELTSLSIDSCDSFVSFSNGGLIAPKLSELKIRKCPKLKWLPEKMTSLSALKELTIRYCPLIKSFPEGEGGLPVSLCELNTSYDELLRMKWNWQTLPHLTTLFIDGDGIEEDVESFPKEGLLPTTITDLEIWSFRRLRGLDKNGLTQLTSLQVLRIFNCPELETLSEEGFPTSLTSLEIYSCPLVKKKYSRGNEEYWNKISHIPNVRIV encoded by the coding sequence ATGGCTGAACTTGTGATCGGTGCTTTTCTCTCTGCTTCCTTTGAACTTTTGCTGCAAAAGATTGCTTCTCCTTATGTTGAGAAGCTCCTCTTAAATGGAGAAAATGAAAGTTCTGTTAAAGAGAGGCTTTTCAAGTTGCAGTCAACCTTCAACACTCTTGCTGCAGTTCGCTTTGAGGTGGAGAACAAGAGAATCAAAAACCCTTCTGTGGAGAAGTGGCTGGACGATCTTCTGGATGCTGTTGATGACGCTGAGGACTTCTTTGGCGATATTGAATACGATGCTATGAAACCCAACAAAGCTGATGAGtcaaagaaagagaaaagaaaggCAATTAGTAAGTTACTCTCTTGTTTCTCTAAACCTTCTACTTCAACTGAGCGTGTAAGGAATGCAAATATGGAGGAGATTCTCAAGAGGTTGGAGTACTTAGCCAATCAGATTGGAATCTTGGATCTTGAAAAGAATGTTGTCGAGGTGCAACCATCAGGAAGTTCACGTGTGAAGACTTCTCTACCAGATGAACCTGAACTTTATGGTAGAAAGACTGATGAAGATGCTTTAATGATGTTGTTGATGTCGGATGAAGATGGTAGTGAGAAGATATGTGTCATTCCCAGCATGGGTGGGATTGGGAAAACTACCCTTGCTCAAACACTTTTCAATGATGAACGAGTGAAGAAGAAGTTTGAATCTAGAGCCTGGGTGTATGTTTCAGATAAATTTGATTCCACGGCTGTGACAAAAAATCTCCTTCAAGAATTAGCACCGAGTGATGCTGGTAATGACATGACTTTAAATTTACTTCAAGTTAACTTGTCAAATAAGTTAATGGGAAAGAAGTTTTTGATTGTCTTAGACGATGTTTGGGAAGATGATTATGCTCAGTGGACAGAAGTGATGAAGCCTTTCAATGGTGGGGCAAAAGGCAGCAAAATAATAGTAACAACAAGAAATGAAAAAGTTGCAGATATCATTAGAACTCGAACTATTCACACACACCATCTTAGAGAATTATCAGAAGATGAGTGTTGGAAACTATTTTCAAAGCACGCATCTTGTGGAAATCCTGAATTAGAATGCATCGGCAGAGAAATCGCTAGAAAATGTAATGGTTTGCCTTTAGCTGCCAAAGTTCTTGGAGGCCTCTTGAGATCAACTGATAATGCTGAGAAATGGAAACAAATAGCCAATAGTAATCTTTGGGAGCTCCAAGATAAAAGGAGCAGGAGTCTTCCTGCTGCATTAGAAGTAAGCTACTTTTATCTTCCTCCACACTTGAAAGGGTGTTTTGCTTATTGTTCAATATTCCCAAAAGGCTATGAATTTAAAAGAGATGAGTTGGTGTTAATGTGGATGGCCGAAAGTCTTGTGCAATATTCCAAGAGGAATAGGAGAATCGAAGAAGTTTGTTGTGAGTATTTTGATGATTTAGtatctttttcatttttgcAACCGAGTAAATGGGGGGTGTCTTGTTTTGTTATGCATGATCTTATAGTTGATTTGGCTAGAACTATTTCTGGAAAATACAGTTGTTTGTTGGAGCAAACCGACAGCATTGATAGGCTTGAGGAGAAGACACGTCACCTTGGATGTGTTAGGGAACTTTATAATGATAATAAGATAGCTAGCTATGATTTTGGAGCTACACGTTTGCGAACCTTTGTAACAATATTAGGTTCAAGTTCATCCAAAATCGGTTTTTCCAAGGCAGCAATGCAGAATTTTCTATCTATGTTGAAATGTTTGAGAGTTCTATCTTTTCGTGGTCTTTATATGTTTGAGTTCCCTGATTCAATTGGTGAATTAAAACATCTTCGCTATTTAGATCTTTCTCAGACTGGAATTGTGATTTTACCCGAATTTGTAACTAAATTGTACAATTTGCAAACATTGAAATTAGGATATTATGATTGTCTTCAAACTCTGCCTAAAGATATGCATCACCTCATTAATTTGAGACATCTTATTATTGGTGGAGATAACGTATTTGAGATGCCATGTCAAATAAGTAAATTGACGAATCTCCAATGGTTGACAACTTTTGTTGTGGGGAAGGATAGTGGCGCTAAAATAGAAGAATTGGCAGAACTTCAAAGTCTACATGGAGAGCTTTCCATAAAGAAGTTAGAAAATGTGGCAAACATTACAAAAGCACTGGATCAAGTTATTGTACTAGAGAAGAAGCAACTTGAGAAATTGCAGTTGGAATGGAGTgataatgttgttgttgatccAAAACATGGAGAAGGTGTTCTCGAAATGCTTTCACCAAACACAATGTTGAAGGAGCTCAAGATTAATTTCTATCCAGGCACAAAATTTCCAAATTGGGTTGGTAATGATTCGTTTAGCAACATTGTTGAAGTAACTCTTGATAGGTGTAAGCGTTGCTCCTATTTGCCACCCTTTGGCCAACTTCCTTTGCTAAAACATCTTTCCATCTCAGGATGCAATTCGGTAGTGACGGTGGGTGCTGAGTTTTACGGGAATTGTTCTGTGAGAAAGCCATTTTCATCATTGGAAACATTAAGGTTCAGGGAGATGTCATCATGGGAGCAATGGAATTCAATGCAAACTGAAGAGGCAACAACATATGGGAAGCTCAAAACACTTGAGATTATTGGCTGTCCTAAGTTCGAGGGAGATTTGCCTCGCTTCCTTCCTTCATTGATAAGGATTGATATTAGAGAAGACAAGCAGTGTCCATTATTAAGTCTCCCGAGACTACCATGTGTCACAGAAATGTTTATTTGGAAGTTGGAGAATTCAGAGTCATTGTACGAGGCAATAAAGCCAACGAATCCTTGTTCCACTCTCACTCCACTCTACCATTACCCTCCTCTTCAACACCTGACTTTGTCCAATTGTGGATCATCGTTTAGATCCCTCCATATGGATTTATTTCCCAATCTCAAAACTCTTGTTATTGGTTCCAGCGACTACTTTGAAGCTATGACAGTGTCAGATGGGAAATCTCTGGAGGAACTAACATCTTTATCTATTGATAGTTGTGATAGTTTTGTATCATTCTCAAATGGTGGACTTATTGCTCCCAAGCTGAGTGAGttgaaaattagaaaatgtCCTAAATTGAAGTGGTTGCCAGAGAAGATGACTTCCCTCTCTGCTTTGAAGGAGTTGACAATCAGATATTGTCCGTTGATAAAGAGTTTCCCTGAAGGTGAAGGTGGTCTGCCTGTTAGTTTGTGTGAGCTTAATACATCGTATGATGAACTTTTGAGGATGAAATGGAATTGGCAAACATTACCCCATCTTACCACTCTATTTATTGATGGAGATGGAATAGAAGAAGATGTGGAATCATTCCCCAAGGAAGGGCTACTGCCTACCACTATTACCGATCTTGAAATCTGGTCTTTTAGAAGACTTAGAGGGCTGGACAAAAATGGGCTTACACAACTCACCTCTTTGCAAGTACTTCGCATCTTCAACTGCCCTGAGTTGGAGACATTGTCAGAAGAAGGGTTTCCAACCTCCCTCACCTCTTTGGAAATCTACAGTTGTCCTCTGGTAAAGAAAAAGTACTCTCGTGGGAATGAGGAGTACTGGAACAAGATTAGTCACATACCCAATGTCAGAATCGTATGA